A genomic region of Anaerolineae bacterium contains the following coding sequences:
- a CDS encoding response regulator translates to MAQGPVIGREEVREALDLLYDNPRLAKCALVELFPDIAELENLNDRALRLRAVLLEAVETLRPVRAAPFGSREGRACDVLTLRYVERMSIADMMQELSVGRRQVFRDLSQAEERLAEVLTTWAAAGEPLDEPAPEADTLSGELATLAAQPMEVGLGDVLQEAVEMVDALARRRGTGLRYTGAAGEVVVADRALLKQLLVQLLSLAVQSSSAVDVGLATGDVGSAAVVKIRFSPGGEEQAAGIAEAQRIAAHQGIAVQFSPRVQADGGTAAGEIAVRLRRREPLTLLVIEDNPGAVELYRRYLSGSSWQVRHLADPRLAFEVVRRDRPHVVVLDIMMPRADGWSVLQALRQRPETREVPVLLCSVVEDRELSAVLGATVCLKKPVSQGDFVAALHRCLTGARRGHSPAPRR, encoded by the coding sequence ATGGCGCAAGGGCCGGTCATAGGGCGGGAGGAAGTCCGAGAGGCGCTGGACCTCCTCTACGACAACCCCAGGCTGGCGAAATGCGCTCTGGTGGAGCTCTTTCCCGACATCGCCGAACTGGAGAACCTCAACGACCGGGCCCTGCGCTTGCGGGCGGTGCTGCTGGAGGCGGTGGAGACATTGCGCCCCGTGCGGGCCGCTCCCTTCGGCTCGCGCGAGGGGCGAGCGTGCGACGTTCTGACCCTGCGCTACGTGGAGCGCATGAGCATCGCGGACATGATGCAGGAGCTCTCGGTGGGACGGCGGCAGGTGTTCCGAGACCTGAGCCAGGCGGAGGAGAGGCTGGCGGAGGTGTTGACCACCTGGGCCGCGGCGGGGGAGCCCCTGGATGAACCGGCGCCTGAAGCGGACACCCTCTCGGGAGAGCTCGCCACTCTGGCGGCCCAACCCATGGAGGTGGGCCTGGGAGACGTGCTTCAGGAGGCGGTGGAGATGGTGGACGCCCTGGCCCGGCGGCGGGGAACGGGGCTCAGGTACACCGGCGCCGCGGGGGAAGTGGTGGTGGCGGACCGGGCTCTGCTCAAGCAGTTGCTGGTCCAGCTTCTCAGCCTGGCGGTGCAGTCCTCCAGCGCGGTAGACGTGGGGCTGGCTACGGGCGACGTGGGCTCGGCCGCCGTGGTCAAGATCCGCTTCTCGCCCGGGGGCGAGGAGCAGGCGGCCGGGATCGCCGAAGCGCAGCGGATCGCCGCCCACCAGGGCATCGCAGTGCAGTTCAGCCCTCGGGTGCAGGCGGATGGAGGCACCGCGGCGGGAGAGATCGCGGTGCGGCTACGCCGGCGGGAGCCACTGACCCTGCTGGTGATCGAGGACAACCCGGGCGCAGTGGAGCTGTACCGCCGCTACTTGAGTGGTAGCTCGTGGCAGGTGCGGCATCTGGCTGACCCTCGGCTGGCCTTTGAGGTAGTGCGGCGGGACCGCCCCCACGTGGTGGTGCTGGACATAATGATGCCACGGGCGGACGGATGGTCGGTGCTCCAGGCCCTGCGCCAGAGGCCGGAGACGCGGGAGGTACCGGTGCTGCTGTGCTCGGTGGTGGAGGACCGCGAGCTGAGCGCGGTCCTTGGCGCCACCGTGTGTCTCAAGAAGCCGGTATCTCAGGGAGACTTCGTTGCAGCACTGCATCGGTGTCTGACGGGAGCTCGCCGCGGGCATTCTCCAGCACCCCGGCGATGA